GTCGGCCGACCCGTCAGGGGTGAGCCGCGGCAGCGCGCTCGCCGCCTCCAGGTCGATGCTCACTCGGCGTTCGGCGGCCAGGCTGGCCTTCGCGATCAGCAGCGCCGCCACGGCGGGGTCGTCGATCCGTGCGGTGATGAAGTCGCTCAGGGCCGCACGGCGTGCGGTCAGGCCGACGACGAAACGGCCCACCTCGGCGTACTCCTCGAGCTCGAGCAGCCCGGTGATGGTGTGCAGCTGGTTGCTGAACTCGTGGGTCTGCGCGCGCAGGGTCTCGGTGACGCTCTCGCGGGAGTTGAGCTCGCTCTGCAGCGCGACCAGCTCGGTGCGGTCGCGCAGCGTGGTGACGGTGCCGGCCGGGCGGCCGTCGTGGTGCACGCGGTTGCGGTTGAGCACGAGCACCCGGTCGCCGGCGACGAGCGGCGCGTCGTGCACCTCCTCCGAGCCGCTCAGCAGCGCGAGCGTCTCGGAGGGCAGGTCGAGCTCGTCGAGCCGGCGTCCGGTGGGGTCGGCGGTCAGCCCGAGCAGCTCGCGGGCGCTGTCGCTCATCAGGCTCACCCGCCCGTCGCCCCCGACGGCGAGCACGCCTTCACGGATCGAGCGCAGCAGCCCTTCGCGGTGATCGGCCAGCGCGGCGATGTCACGCGGCTCGAGGCCCCGGGTGCGTCGCTTGATCAGCCGGGCCAGCAGCCACGAGCCCAGCACGCCGAGCGCGAGCCCGGCGAGCAGCACGGTCAGGGCGTCGGCCCAGGTGCGCGCGAGCCGTTCGCCGATCAGCGGATAGTCCTCGGTGACCACGACCACGCCGACCGGGTGCGGCGCCTCCGCCTTCGACCCCGTCGTGCCCGTCGACCCGCCGCCGTAGACGGGCACCTGGGCCGCGATCGCCCGCCTGCCGGCGTCGTCGATGTCTCCCGCCCAGGCGCGCGAGCTCTCGCGTCGGCCAAGGTCGAGGGTCTCGCCGACCCGGGTGGGGTCGGTGGAGACGAGCACGCGGCCGTCGAGACCGGTCAGGTAGGCCGTGTCGGCGCCGGCGTCAGCGGCGCGGTTCTGTAGATAGAAGGCCAGCGCCTGCCGGTCGGGGGTGCGACTGAGCCCGTCCTGCACGGCGGCGATCCCGGCCAGGCTCTCCGCGGCCGCGCGCAGCCGGTCCTCACGGGAGTCACGGAAGTCGGCGTCGCTCTGCCGCAGCGACACGATGCTGGTCGCCACGACGACGAGCAGCAGCACCGTCAGCTGCAGCAGCAGCACCTGGCCGGCCAGCGAGAGGTGGCGGCGTGAGCTCTGCGACCACAAGTTCCACAACCTCCTTTGGTTGCCC
The sequence above is drawn from the Nocardioides albertanoniae genome and encodes:
- a CDS encoding sensor histidine kinase produces the protein MWSQSSRRHLSLAGQVLLLQLTVLLLVVVATSIVSLRQSDADFRDSREDRLRAAAESLAGIAAVQDGLSRTPDRQALAFYLQNRAADAGADTAYLTGLDGRVLVSTDPTRVGETLDLGRRESSRAWAGDIDDAGRRAIAAQVPVYGGGSTGTTGSKAEAPHPVGVVVVTEDYPLIGERLARTWADALTVLLAGLALGVLGSWLLARLIKRRTRGLEPRDIAALADHREGLLRSIREGVLAVGGDGRVSLMSDSARELLGLTADPTGRRLDELDLPSETLALLSGSEEVHDAPLVAGDRVLVLNRNRVHHDGRPAGTVTTLRDRTELVALQSELNSRESVTETLRAQTHEFSNQLHTITGLLELEEYAEVGRFVVGLTARRAALSDFITARIDDPAVAALLIAKASLAAERRVSIDLEAASALPRLTPDGSADVVTVLGNLVDNAVDAAALVGPLDARVGVRLSAAGQTVTVRVSDTGGGVPADRMPEIFRRGFSTKPHDASGRGVGLALVQLVCRARGGEVEVENAGAAERPGAVFTATLPGAAPLAPPTTTLAEETR